From the Manis javanica isolate MJ-LG chromosome 11, MJ_LKY, whole genome shotgun sequence genome, one window contains:
- the LOC118968077 gene encoding olfactory receptor 5M10-like, with protein sequence MVKSSENHTIVMEFILLGLTDDPVLEKILFGVFLLIYLIMLAGNLGMIALVRTTSHLQSPMYFFLSHLSFVDICYSSNITPNMLSNLLSDQKTISYAGCFSQCLLFITLVITELYMLASMAVDRYAAIFSPLHYRTGMSRKLCICLVTDPYACGFLNGLSQALLTFHVSFCGSLEINHFYCADPPLMMLACSDAHVKKMAMFAVAGFTLWSSLFIILLSYDLILLAIVKIHYAEGRHKAFSTCGSHLATVTMFYGTLFCMYLRPPSEKSVEESKIIAVFYGLLCPMLNPLIYSLGNKDVIHAMQQMVKGSLFRKFAM encoded by the coding sequence TAAAGTCTTCTGAAAACCACACCATAGTGATGGAATTCATTCTCTTGGGACTCACAGATGACCCAGTGCTGGAGAAGATCCTGTTTGGGGTGTTTCTGCTGATCTACCTAATCATGCTGGCAGGGAACCTGGGCATGATCGCGCTGGTCAGGACCACGTCCCACCTCCAGAgccccatgtatttcttcctgagCCACCTGTCCTTCGTAGACATCTGCTACTCCTCCAATATCACTCCAAACATGCTGTCCAACCTCCTCTCAGACCAGAAGACCATCTCCTATGCCGGGTGCTTCTCACAGTGTCTTCTCTTCATCACCCTGGTCATCACCGAGCTTTACATGCTTGCTTCCATGGCAGTGGATCGCTATGCAGCCATTTTCAGCCCATTACATTACAGGACCGGAATGTCCAGGAAACTCTGCATCTGTCTAGTGACGGACCCTTACGCTTGTGGCTTCCTGAATGGACTGTCCCAGGCGCTGCTGACCTTCCACGTGTCCTTCTGTGGCTCCCTGGAAATCAATCATTTCTACTGTGCTGACCCTCCCCTGATGATGCTGGCCTGCTCCGACGCCCATGTCAAAAAGATGGCCATGTTTGCAGTGGCTGGCTTTACTCTTTGGAGCTCTCTCTTCATCATCCTCCTGTCCTACGATCTCATCCTTTTGGCCATCGTGAAGATCCATTATGCTGAAGGCAGACACAAAGCCTTTTCTACCTGTGGTTCCCACTTGGCAACAGTCACTATGTTTTATGGGACCCTCTTCTGCATGTACTTAAGACCCCCATCTGAGAAGTCTGTAGAAGAGTCCAAAATAATTGCTGTCTTTTATGGTCTTTTGTGTCCAATGCTGAACCCATTAATCTACAGCCTTGGGAACAAAGATGTGATCCATGCCATGCAGCAAATGGTGAAGGGCAGTCTCTTTCGTAAATTTGCCATGTAG